In Lytechinus variegatus isolate NC3 chromosome 12, Lvar_3.0, whole genome shotgun sequence, a single window of DNA contains:
- the LOC121424908 gene encoding PACRG-like protein, protein MSTFGPPKKKETTSNKKDSRGKSTYQAGDGKRTGSSGGAMGSGAAKPSQRLNPKTVDPFTNQKKAKSAFETVYVSGGVPCRLVHGSVKHKLQWESNPEDIPFDPVLLTLAEGLKEFKHPYQFVAQQGFKELLQVSDADIKAVPLLSRLIPPLRAALGSSNDSVYLGAVVALVDLSRAVGPHLNSHLKSVLAYLSKHQNDKKFKEKIYLALQEIEQNCGRESVPIIKSKIPTYTSIT, encoded by the exons ATGTCTACATTTGGACCTCCAAAAAAGAAGGAAACGACTTCAAACAAGAAAGACAGCAGGGGAAAATCTACCTATCAAGCAGGCGATGGAAAACGCACGGGGAGTTCTGGGGGAGCTATGGGGTCTGGAGCCGCTAAACCGTCGCAAAGGCTAAATCCCAAGACAGTTGATCCA TTCACAAACCAGAAAAAGGCAAAATCAGCATTTGAGACTGTGTATGTCAGTGGAGGGGTACCTTGCAg GCTAGTGCATGGTTCAGTGAAGCATAAACTTCAATGGGAAAGTAACCCAGAAGATATTCCTTTTGATCCAGTACTGCTTACACTAGCAGAG GGTTTGAAGGAATTCAAACATCCATACCAGTTTGTGGCTCAGCAAGGTTTCAAAGAGTTGCTCCAAGTATCAGATGCAGATATAAAAGCTGTACCTCTTCTCTCCAGGCTTATTCCACCGCTTCGTGCAGCCTTG GGTTCAAGCAATGATTCTGTATATCTTGGGGCAGTTGTTGCATTAGTTGACCTCAGTAGAGCAGTTGGTCCTCATCTCAACTCACATCTCAAGTCAGTACTTGCCTAT ctatcaAAGCACCAGAATGATAAGAAGTTCAAGGAAAAGATCTACTTAGCTCTACAAGAAATAGAACAAAACTGTGGAAGG GAGAGTGTACCTATAATCAAGTCCAAGATTCCAACCTATACATCGATTACCTGA
- the LOC121425481 gene encoding RING finger protein 37-like, with product MAINFCSLAFGTKVACSSVSSDGYEVENLLKVGKYGQMKGFLAEYFIKPPVTLTFTFPFKIDICSIIIDPNVGSQKSSGVEIFSATIPDGKESSGMHGEADQSGRTESFVVSTNIGKGYCNSAAPRLIYFSNRRYRPLHKLPTKSPDYQEGIGDVLVRDIRCSSPACVRNVNQIAIKITRVHGASVPALKKVEIWGQPAVSCKKPLIQKIIHTVEQLQGLGVKQKESSTSTNSKKHQPSTSKVEKEDKPTRDRKLPASDECPEDFVDPITCSVMAIPILLPSGHTVDQETLEKHNKIEATWGRPPNDPFTGVPFSAVSKPIPNVKLKVRLDKFLLTGGAAFKNVPRTAGSASENDYNSGDSSKAKTSVLIQPKQEKSINNGLLNKTQVPVIDAPPIVGKEGKKHGRKRKRQDDGAETYVNVQYANIAEKRSKAYGVHLSSKDMAWTREKEIQKDLGSHERAVSGSLDDALASTLASLPSYNKPTATSKDAPVESSDDDCVNCQTSFLDSEINIYTMPCEHLICRSCTSTKTDGIDCRRCKRTFKTSQLSRVHKRIHSSSIRVV from the exons ATGGCCATTAACTTCTGCAGTTTAGCGTTTGGAACAAAAGTTGCTTGTTCATCTGTGAGCTCAGATGGATATGAGGTTGAGAATCTACTGAAAGTTGGGAAATATGGTCAAATGAAAGGATTTcttgctgaatatttcatcaaaccTCCTGTTACCCTTACCTTCACTTTTCCATTTAAGATTGATATCTGCAGCATTATAATTGATCCAAATGTTGGCTCACAGAAATCCAGTGGCGTAGAGATATTTTCTGCAACTATCCCTGATGGAAAGGAGAGCTCTGGGATGCATGGTGAGGCAGATCAGAGTGGGAGAACTGAATCATTTGTAGTATCCACAAACATTGGAAAGGGATACTGCAACAGTGCTGCACCACGGCTTATTTACTTTTCCAATAGGAGATATAGACCACTGCACAAGTTGCCTACAAAGTCACCTGACTATCAAGAGGGCATAGGAGATGTCCTGGTCAGGGACATCAGATGCTCAAGTCCTGCGTGTGTAAGAAATGTGAATCAGATAGCTATCAAGATCACAAGAGTTCATGGTGCTTCTGTTCCTGCCCTGAAAAAGGTAGAGATCTGGGGACAGCCAGCAGTGTCTTGTAAGAAGCCActcattcaaaaaataattcacaCTGTGGAACAACTTCAAGGACTTGGTGTGAAACAGAAGGAATCGTCCACCAGTACTAACTCAAAAAAGCATCAGCCATCTACTTCAAAAGTTGAGAAGGAAGATAAACCTACTCGTGATAGAAAATTGCCAGCTTCAGATGAGTGCCCTGAGGACTTTGTAGATCCGATAACATGCAGTGTAATGGCCATTCCCATCCTCTTGCCATCCGGCCACACAGTAGACCAAGAAACCCTTGAGAAACATAACAAAATTGAAGCAACTTGGGGGCGTCCACCAAACGATCCTTTTACCGGTGTACCATTTTCTGCAGTCAGTAAGCCCATTccaaatgtgaaattaaaagtTAGACTTGATAAGTTCTTGTTGACTGGTGGGGCTGCATTCAAGAATGTTCCCCGGACTGCTGGAAGTGCAAGTGAGAATGACTACAATTCAGGAGACTCGTCTAAAGCAAAAACATCAGTTTTAATTCAACCAAAGCAAGAGAAATCTATCAATAATGGATTGCTGAACAAAACACAGGTACCAGTAATCGATGCACCACCCATTGTTGGAAAAGAAGGCAAGAAACacggaagaaaaagaaagaggcaAGATGATGGTGCAGAAACATATGTTAATGTACAATATGCCAACATCGCAGAGAAGAGATCCAAGGCTTATGGTGTCCATTTGTCTTCAAAAGATATGGCTTGGACCAGGGAAAAAGAAATTCAGAAAG ATCTTGGAAGCCATGAGAGAGCTGTATCTGGGAGTCTTGATGATGCACTTGCTTCTACTCTAGcctctcttccttcttacaaTAAACCAACTGCAACATCAAAGG ATGCACCTGTAGAAAGTTCAGATGACGATTGCGTGAATTGTCAGACCTCATTCCTGGACTCCGAGATCAACATTTATACAATGCCTTGTGAGCATTTGATTTGTCGTAGCTGTACCTCTACTAAGACTGATGGGATTGATTGTCGTCGATGTAAAAGGACTTTCAAGACATCACAGTTATCTAGGGTACACAAGAGGATTCATAGTTCTTCTATAAGGGTAGTATGA